A single window of Kitasatospora sp. HUAS MG31 DNA harbors:
- the folC gene encoding bifunctional tetrahydrofolate synthase/dihydrofolate synthase has translation MADRARHRTGAAVGGRSCPWRGGAAGVLRLGDVSDTPEQNPYTVRPSEDIDDDLRAVEAELSGRWPETKLEPSLTRIDELMDILGQPHRSYPSIHITGTNGKTSTARMIEQLLMTFELRTGRYTSPHVESVTERISLDGAPIAGDRFVETYRDIDPYVRMVDERQPVPMSFFEVLTGMAYAAFADAPVDVAVVEVGMGGSWDATNVIDAAVSVITPIGLDHTDRLGSTTGEIAVEKSGIIKPGATAVVAQQPLDAAETILRRAVEVDATVAREGMEFGVIRREVAVGGQLVTLRGLGGHEYEDLFVPLHGPHQAHNAALALAAVEAFFGVGGAGGGNLDEDKVRQGFSGVSSPGRLEVVRRSPTVILDAAHNPHGARATAAAIGEAFGFTKLVGVVGTSGDKDVSGLLEAFEPVLAEVVITQNSTHRAMPVDELAALAVEIFGEDRVQVEPRLDDAIEAAVTLAEEEDLGGAGVLVTGSVITVGEARLLFGRK, from the coding sequence ATCGCTGACCGGGCCCGGCACCGCACGGGGGCGGCCGTCGGCGGGAGGTCGTGCCCCTGGCGGGGCGGCGCGGCGGGAGTCCTTAGACTTGGGGACGTGAGTGACACGCCCGAGCAGAACCCGTACACCGTCCGGCCCTCCGAGGACATCGACGACGACCTCCGAGCGGTGGAGGCCGAGCTCTCCGGGCGCTGGCCGGAGACCAAGCTGGAGCCGTCGCTCACCCGGATCGACGAGCTGATGGACATCCTCGGGCAGCCCCACCGCTCGTACCCCTCGATCCACATCACGGGCACCAACGGCAAGACCTCCACGGCCCGGATGATCGAGCAGCTGCTCATGACCTTCGAGCTCCGCACCGGCCGCTACACCAGCCCGCACGTGGAGTCCGTCACCGAGCGGATCAGCCTGGACGGCGCGCCGATCGCCGGCGACCGGTTCGTCGAGACCTACCGCGACATCGACCCGTACGTGCGGATGGTCGACGAGCGCCAGCCGGTGCCGATGTCCTTCTTCGAGGTGCTGACCGGCATGGCGTACGCCGCCTTCGCCGACGCGCCGGTGGACGTGGCGGTGGTCGAGGTCGGCATGGGCGGTTCCTGGGACGCCACCAACGTCATCGACGCCGCCGTCTCGGTGATCACCCCGATCGGCCTGGACCACACCGACCGGCTCGGCAGCACCACCGGCGAGATCGCGGTGGAGAAGTCCGGGATCATCAAGCCCGGCGCCACCGCCGTGGTCGCCCAGCAGCCGCTGGACGCCGCCGAGACCATCCTGCGCCGGGCGGTCGAGGTGGACGCCACGGTGGCCCGGGAGGGCATGGAGTTCGGCGTGATCCGCCGCGAGGTCGCCGTCGGCGGCCAGCTGGTGACCCTGCGCGGCCTCGGCGGCCACGAGTACGAGGACCTCTTCGTCCCGCTGCACGGCCCGCACCAGGCGCACAACGCGGCGCTGGCGCTGGCCGCGGTCGAGGCGTTCTTCGGCGTCGGCGGCGCGGGCGGCGGGAACCTGGACGAGGACAAGGTCCGCCAGGGCTTCTCCGGCGTCAGCTCGCCGGGCCGCCTGGAGGTCGTCCGGCGCAGCCCCACCGTCATCCTGGACGCGGCGCACAACCCGCACGGCGCCCGGGCCACCGCCGCCGCGATCGGCGAGGCGTTCGGCTTCACCAAGCTGGTCGGCGTGGTCGGCACCAGCGGCGACAAGGACGTCTCCGGCCTGCTGGAGGCGTTCGAGCCGGTGCTGGCCGAGGTGGTCATCACCCAGAACTCCACCCACCGCGCCATGCCGGTGGACGAGCTGGCCGCGCTGGCCGTGGAAATCTTCGGTGAGGATCGCGTGCAGGTCGAGCCCCGGCTGGACGACGCGATCGAGGCCGCCGTCACCCTGGCCGAGGAGGAGGACCTCGGCGGAGCCGGCGTCCTGGTCACCGGCTCGGTCATCACCGTGGGCGAGGCCCGCCTGCTGTTCGGGAGGAAGTAG
- a CDS encoding valine--tRNA ligase, with protein sequence MTDTTNQRPDASYPGDDAATLPTTYAPAEVEGELYERWVERGYFTADAKSDKPAYTIVIPPPNVTGALHLGHAFQHTLMDALTRRKRMQGFEALWLPGMDHAGIATQNKVEQQLAESGLSRHDLGREAFVEKVWEWKENYGGKILGQMRRLGDGVDWSRERFTMDEGLSQAVQTIFKKLFDDGLIYRAERIINWCPRCLTALSDIEVEHEDVPGELVSIRYGDGDDSIIVATTRAETMLGDTAVAVHPDDERYKHLVGRTIKLPLTDREIPVVADEHVDPEFGTGAVKVTPAHDPNDFAIGQRHGLPNLTVMDERGVITVHGPFLGLDRFEARSAVVGALREQGRIVAEKRPYMHAVGHCSRCKTVVEPRLSLQWWVKVGPLATSAADAVRDGRVQIHPKELEGRYFSWVDNMHDWCISRQLWWGHRIPVWYGPDGEVVCVGPNEEPPTGEGWHQDQDVLDTWFSSGLWPFSTLGWPEQTPDLEKFYSTDVLLTGHDIIFFWVARMMMFGLYAMDGQVPFRTIALTGLVRDERGKKMSKSFGNVVDPLDWMDAYGADAVRFTLASGANPGADVPIGEDWVKGSRNFCNKIWNATRFALMNGATVEGPLPAPEQMTSVDRWILARLNETVAQVDGLYDDYQFAKLSDALYHFAWDEVFDWYVELSKTTLAKGGPQADASRRVLGEVLDVTLRLLHPVVPFVTEALWTTLTGAESVVVAAWPKDSGFRDAEAEAEIATLQQVVTEVRRFRSDQGLKPGQRVPARLELAGTVLVPHEDAIRSLLRLTVPEEGFTASASLPVAGATVALDLSGVIDVAAERKRLQKDLAAAEKEKAQSTAKLGNEAFLAKAPDEVVAKIRVRLEAAEADIARITGQLAALPQA encoded by the coding sequence GTGACCGACACGACGAACCAGCGCCCCGATGCCTCCTACCCCGGGGACGACGCAGCCACCCTCCCGACGACCTACGCCCCGGCCGAGGTAGAGGGCGAGCTGTACGAGCGCTGGGTGGAGCGCGGTTACTTCACCGCCGACGCGAAGAGCGACAAGCCCGCGTACACCATCGTCATCCCGCCGCCGAACGTCACCGGTGCGCTGCACCTGGGCCACGCCTTCCAGCACACGCTGATGGACGCCCTGACCCGCCGTAAGCGGATGCAGGGCTTCGAGGCGCTGTGGCTGCCCGGCATGGACCACGCCGGCATCGCCACCCAGAACAAGGTGGAGCAGCAGCTCGCCGAGTCCGGCCTCTCCCGTCACGACCTGGGCCGTGAGGCCTTCGTCGAGAAGGTCTGGGAGTGGAAGGAGAACTACGGCGGCAAGATCCTCGGCCAGATGCGCCGCCTCGGCGACGGCGTGGACTGGTCCCGCGAGCGCTTCACCATGGACGAGGGCCTGTCCCAGGCCGTCCAGACCATCTTCAAGAAGCTCTTCGACGACGGCCTGATCTACCGTGCCGAGCGCATCATCAACTGGTGCCCGCGCTGCCTCACCGCGCTCTCCGACATCGAGGTGGAGCACGAGGACGTCCCCGGCGAGCTGGTCTCGATCCGCTACGGCGACGGGGACGACTCCATCATCGTCGCCACCACCCGGGCCGAGACGATGCTGGGCGACACCGCGGTCGCCGTCCACCCGGACGACGAGCGCTACAAGCACCTGGTCGGCCGCACCATCAAGCTGCCGCTGACCGACCGTGAGATCCCGGTCGTCGCCGACGAGCACGTCGACCCGGAGTTCGGCACCGGCGCCGTCAAGGTGACCCCGGCGCACGACCCCAACGACTTCGCCATCGGCCAGCGCCACGGCCTGCCGAACCTGACCGTGATGGACGAGCGCGGTGTCATCACCGTGCACGGCCCGTTCCTCGGCCTGGACCGCTTCGAGGCCCGTTCGGCCGTGGTCGGCGCACTGCGCGAGCAGGGCCGGATCGTCGCCGAGAAGCGCCCGTACATGCACGCCGTCGGCCACTGCTCGCGCTGCAAGACCGTGGTCGAGCCGCGGCTGTCGCTGCAGTGGTGGGTGAAGGTCGGCCCGCTGGCGACGTCCGCCGCCGACGCCGTCCGCGACGGCCGGGTCCAGATCCACCCGAAGGAGCTGGAGGGCCGCTACTTCAGCTGGGTCGACAACATGCACGACTGGTGCATCTCGCGTCAGCTGTGGTGGGGCCACCGGATCCCGGTCTGGTACGGCCCGGACGGCGAGGTCGTCTGCGTCGGACCCAACGAGGAGCCGCCCACCGGCGAGGGCTGGCACCAGGACCAGGACGTCCTCGACACCTGGTTCTCCAGCGGTCTGTGGCCCTTCTCCACCCTCGGCTGGCCCGAGCAGACCCCGGACCTGGAGAAGTTCTACTCCACCGACGTCCTGCTCACCGGCCACGACATCATCTTCTTCTGGGTCGCCCGGATGATGATGTTCGGTCTGTACGCGATGGACGGTCAGGTCCCGTTCCGCACCATCGCGCTCACCGGCCTGGTCCGCGACGAGCGCGGCAAGAAGATGTCGAAGTCCTTCGGCAACGTGGTCGACCCGCTGGACTGGATGGACGCCTACGGCGCCGACGCCGTCCGCTTCACCCTGGCCAGCGGCGCCAACCCCGGTGCCGACGTGCCGATCGGCGAGGACTGGGTCAAGGGCTCCCGGAACTTCTGCAACAAGATCTGGAACGCCACCCGGTTCGCCCTGATGAACGGCGCCACCGTCGAGGGGCCGCTGCCCGCCCCGGAGCAGATGACCTCGGTGGACCGCTGGATCCTGGCGCGGCTCAACGAGACCGTCGCCCAGGTCGACGGGCTCTACGACGACTACCAGTTCGCCAAGCTCTCCGACGCCCTCTACCACTTCGCGTGGGACGAGGTCTTCGACTGGTACGTCGAGCTGTCCAAGACCACCCTGGCCAAGGGCGGCCCGCAGGCGGACGCCTCGCGCCGCGTCCTCGGTGAGGTCCTGGACGTCACGCTGCGTCTGCTCCACCCGGTCGTCCCGTTCGTCACCGAGGCGCTCTGGACCACGCTGACCGGTGCCGAGTCGGTGGTCGTCGCCGCGTGGCCGAAGGACAGCGGCTTCCGCGACGCCGAGGCCGAGGCGGAGATCGCCACCCTGCAGCAGGTGGTCACCGAGGTCCGGCGGTTCCGCTCCGACCAGGGCCTGAAGCCCGGCCAGCGGGTCCCGGCCCGGCTGGAGCTGGCCGGCACCGTCCTCGTCCCGCACGAGGACGCCATCCGCTCGCTGCTGCGCCTGACCGTGCCGGAGGAGGGCTTCACCGCCAGCGCCTCGCTGCCGGTCGCCGGCGCCACCGTGGCACTGGACCTCTCCGGCGTCATCGACGTGGCCGCCGAGCGCAAGCGCCTCCAGAAGGACCTGGCCGCGGCGGAGAAGGAGAAGGCGCAGTCCACCGCCAAGCTCGGCAACGAGGCCTTCCTGGCCAAGGCGCCGGACGAGGTGGTCGCCAAGATCCGCGTCCGCCTGGAGGCCGCCGAGGCCGACATCGCCCGGATCACCGGCCAGCTGGCGGCCCTGCCGCAGGCCTGA